The window GCAGGACGATGCCGCAGGAGATGGCTTCGTCGACGGCGAGTTCGGAGCGACGCTTCCAGGGCGGGCCGGAAGTCGCCACCATCTGCGCCACGGGAACGAACCGCTCGGGATGGCGAGGCGCCAGGATCATCACCGCCTGGGCGTGCTGCTGGCGCACGCTGGAGAAGGCTTCCAGGAGCAACTCTTCTTCGCCTTCGACGGTGCTGCCGCAGACGATGACCGGCCCGCCTCTTTCCAGGGCACGCCGCAGCAGGGCGACAGCGGGCGAAGAAGGCACAGACTTGGCGTCGAACTTCAGATTGCCGCTGACGTGCACGCGCGCGCCTGGCGCGCCGATTTCCACCAGCCGTCGCGCGTCCTCTTCACTCTGCGCCAAGAAAACGTCGATGAAGGTCAGGACATCACGCAGGAGTCTGCGCCAGCGCCGATAGCCGGCGAACGAGCGATTGGAAATGCGCGCATTCACCACCGCAATGCGCGCGCCGCCTTCTCGAGCCAAGCGCAGGAAGTTGGGCCAGAACTCAGTTTCCGCCATCACGATGAGTTCCGGCTCCAGTGCCTGAAGCCACGGCCGGATGGCGAAGGCGAAGTCCAACGGGAAATAGAAGACGTTCTCTGCGCCGAAGCGCTCGCGGGCCAGTTTCTGGGCGGTCATCGTGGTCGTAGAGATGACGAGGCGGCGTTCGGGGTAGCGCTGCCGGAGCGCCTCGATCAACTGGCTGACGGCGAGCACTTCGCCCACCGAGACGGCGTGCACCCAGATCGCGCCCCGGCCCCGGCTGATGCGCGCGGGAACACGTCCCAGCCGTTCGGCGAGCCCGGCGCGATACTTGCCGTGGCGCAGCATGCCCAGCAGCCACCAGGGGGCGGCTACCAGCAGCGCCACGGCCAGAGCCATGCTGTAGAGCAGGTACATGGAGGCCAACCATTCTAGCCGCCCGCTCATCCCAGACACGATGCCGGTTGTCGGGCCGCGCGAGAGTGCAGATAATCAGGTCATGGTCCGGATCTTGAAGATGACCCCGCGCCTGGGCGCCTCGGTTCTCCTTGCGCTGTTGATGATGGCGCCTGCGGCCAGCGAGGAGGCGCCGGTCACGCCCAAGGCCTATCACGCCAAGACGTATCCGGCCTGCGACGCGCACGAGCAGGAGAAGCTGGCCATTGCGGCCGATCCCTACGACCTGCCGGACAAGGCCCGCGTGTTCGTGGTGGACTACCGCAAGGAAGGATTCCTGCCGGTGCACTTCATCCTGTCGAACGACAGCGACGGCATCGTGTCGCTGGCGGAGATGAAAGTGGAGCTGATCACCGTAAGACGGGTGAAGCTGACCCCGGCGACGCCTAACGACATCTACCGCCGCCTGGCGCAGCAGAAGCGCCGGGGCGATGAGCCCAGCCGCAACCCGCTTCCCATTCCCCTGCCGCGCCGCAAGGTCCCCGCCAACGTGAAGCCGGAAGCCGTGGAGGAGGTCGAGCGGCTCAACTTTCTGGCCAAGGCGGTGGAGCCGCGCTCGACGCGCGCCGGCTTCCTGTTCTTCGATGTGGAGGGCATTCCCAATCCGCTGGCGGGCGCGCGCCTCTATGTCAGCGGGCTGCGCAACGAAAAGGGCGAAGAGCTGTTTTTTTTCGAGATTCCGATGGAGAAGTACCTGAGCTACCAGCCGGGAGCAGCGAAGGCGCAGTAGCAGCGCGAAAGCGCCGCACCGTTTCGTCACACACCTGTGTGACAACCGAAGACTTCGCTGCCGTCCGTGCGCATCATAAGTACAAACTAGCCGCAGGCCCTTCTGCGCCCTCTACCGGAGGATCTTATGCGAGCACTTCGCTTTCTCACTTTCGCCCTTCTCTTTCTGGCGCTGGTTTCGTTGTTGTCCGGTTGCGGTGGCGGAGGCAATTCCAGTGTCACACCTACCCCGCCTCCACCTCAGTCGGGAACCAGTTCGGTTTTGGTGAATTTTGGCGATGCGCCGGTGGACAGCATCGTAGCCTTCGAGATCACCATCACTTCGGTGACCCTGACCCCATCCGGTGGCGGCGCGGCCGTCACGGTGCTTTCCACGCCCACGCGGATCGAGCTGACGCACCTGAACGGGACGGTCGAACCGCTCACCATCCGCAACATCCCTGAGGGCAGCTATTCGTCGGCGACCATCAGTGTTTCCAATCCCGAGGTGAAAATCATCGACTCCGGCACCGGCTTGCCGGTGGAATTGAACGCCTCACTTTCTTCGACGAGCGCGACCGTCAACTTCAGTCCGGCCATCAGTTTCAGTACGGCTCCCATGGCGCTGAACTTTGACTTCAACCTGGCCGCCTCGGTGGCCATTGCTCCGCCCAACGCAACCGTAACACCCACCTTCACCGGCTCGCTGTCGGCGATAGCGGCACAGAATGAGCAGGAAGAGGAGACCGGAGAGATCGAGGACATCACCGGCGTGGTCACCGGCACTTCAGGAAGCTCGTTCACGATTTCCGTGCCGCAAACCGCACAGAACCTGACCTTCACCACCAACAGCAGTACCGAGTTCGAGGCGCCGCTCACGGGTGTGTCCTCACTCACCACCGGCCTGATCGTCGAGGTGGACGCGCTCACCCAGACCGACGGCTCCTTGCTGGCGAAGAAGGTGGAAGCGGAGATAGAGAATGACAACGACGCCCTCGAGGTGGAAGGCGTGGTGACGGATTTGATCGGCCTGCCCCCGACCGGCTTCCACATGGTGGTGCAGGAGGGGGCTGCCTCCGGCACGACCACGCCTGCGCTCGGCGCTACGATCACGGTCAACATCGACGCCAACACGCAATTCCGGATCGATGACGACCACGTGGACCTCAGCAACCTGCCGTTCGTTGCCTTCTTCAGTGCCAACGTGCTCTCGCCCGGCCAGAAGGTCGAAGTGGATACCGACACGCCCGCCACCGACAACCTGCTGGCTGACAAGGTGAAGTTGAAGGAACAAACCCTGCGCGGCACGGTGTCAGGCCTGGCTACTGCCGGCGGCCAGTCTACTTTCACGCTCACCGTGCCGGCGGACTCAGTGTTCGCATTGCTCACGGGGCAGACCACCGTGCAGGTGATCCGTCAGCCGGGAACGCGGCTCAAGGGCATCACTACTATCGCCAACGGCGACATCGTGCGTACCCGCGGCCTGTTGTTCTTCGACGGCGTGGGCTACCACATGGTGACCAGCCGCATCGCCGCTCCGTAGTTCCGGCTTGTGTAGTGACTGAGGCCGCGCTGAGGCGCGGCCTTCGTCTTGACGGTGCGGTCTGCTTTTCCAAGCGGACGCTATAATCAAGCCTTCCATGGTCACCTCAGCGGAAAAGCTGGTGCAGGCGCGCGCGCGCTACGAGCCCGTGATCGGGCTCGAAGTGCACGTCCAGTTGCTGACCGAGACCAAGATTTTCTGTTCCTGCTCGACGAAGTTCGGCGCGCCGCCGAACACGAATGTTTGCCCGGTGTGCCTGGGATTGCCGGGGGCCATGCCGGTGCTGAACCGCAAGGCGGTGGAGTTCGCGGTGCGCGCGGCCATGGCGCTGAACTGCCGCGTGCGCGAGACCTCCATCTTCGCGCGCAAGAACTACTTCTATCCCGACCTGCCCAAGGGCTATCAGATCTCGCAGTATGACAAACCGCTGGCGGAGCACGGCGGGATCGAGATTCCAGCGGCCGGCGGCGGGACCAAGCGCATCGGCATCACGCGGCTGCACCTCGAGGAAGACGCCGGCAAGAGCCTGCACGAAGGCTTTCCGGATTCGGCGGAGCGCACCGCTATCGACCTGAACCGCAGCGGCGTGCCGCTGATCGAGATCGTGAGCGAGCCCGATATCAGCTCGCCTGACGAGGCCTACGAGTACCTGACCCGCCTGAAAGAGATCATTCTGTACACCGGAGTCAGCGACTGCAACATGGAAGAGGGCTCGCTGCGCTGCGACGCCAACGTCAGTGTGCGCCCGCGCGGCGAGAAGCAGTTCGGCACCAAGACCGAAGTGAAGAACGTCAATTCGTTCCGCTTCATCCGGCAGGCGCTGGAGTACGAGATCGAGCGCCACATCGAGGTGCTGGAGTCCGGTGGGCAGATCACGCAGGAAACGCGGCTCTATAACCCCGCCGAAGGCAAGACCTATGGCATGCGCTCGAAAGAGGAGGCGCACGACTACCGCTACTTTCCCGAGCCGGATCTCTTGCCGTTGGTGGTCGATTCGAAGTGGCAGGAGGAGATCCGCAAGACGCTGCCGGAGCTGCCGGACGCGCTGCGCCGCCGGCTGGTGGCCGAATACGGCATCACCGACTACGACGCGCAGGTGCTCACGGTCACCCGGTCCTTGGCCGAGCAGTTCGAGGCCGCGGCCCGCGCCGCCAGGAATCCCAAGCGTGTAGCCAACCTGGTGCAGAGCGAATTGATGGGGAGACTCAAGGCGCGCGGGCTTTCGATCGAGCAGTCGCCCATTTCCATGCGGGGCGTGGCCATGTCGGCCGACCTGGTCGAGAGCGGCGCCATCTCCGGCAAGATTTTGAAAGACCTCTACGACCTCTGCTTCGAGCGCAGCCAGGACTTCCCCGCTGTCTACGAAAAGGAAAAGCCGCGGCAGATCACTGACGTTGCCGCGATCGAGAAGATCATTGACGAGGTGCTGGCGGCAAATCCCAAGCAGCTCGAGCAGTACCGCGCCGGCAAAAAGACGGTGATGAGCTTCTTCGTCGGCCAGGTGATGAAAGCGTCCAAGGGCCAGGCCAACCCGGCGCTGGTGAACGAGCTGCTGGGGAAGAAACTGGTCTGACTGCACTGCTTGACCTACGAAACACGCAGACGTATGCTCGCGGCAATGGACTACACCAAGTACATCACGATCGAGCCCGGCAAGCGCGGGGGGGAAACCGTGCATTCGAGGGTTGCGCATCACCGTCTCCGACGTGCTCGATTACCTTGCGGGAGGAATGACGGAAGGCGATATCCTGCGTGATTTTCCCGACCTGACGCGGGAGATATCAAAGCCTGCCTGGCGTTCGCTGCTGACCGCGAGCGCAAGCTCGCATCTCGTCCGGCGTGAAGCTTCCAAGCTGCCTTCCTGATCCTCTGAGCTGCTGCAGAAGAAACTCGAAAACCAGCCACGGATTTGCACGGATTCTCACGGATGCAGCTTCTGATCCGTGCTCATCCGTGTTGATCCGTGGCTGATGTTCCTATTTTCCGCCGGTCTTTTCGTTCAGATGCCCGTGCGGCCGGTAGCCCATAGGTTTCTTGGTGAGGTCCTTGTAGATCATCTCGATGAAGCTGTCGGCCTTGATGAACTCCCAGCTCCAGGAGTCGAATTTCGCCAGGACTTTTTCCTTCTTGAGCTGGTCGAGCGACTTGCCCTGTTTGATGCCGGCTTCGACGATGTTCAGGCTCTCGGTCAACATGGCGTGGAAGGTTTTGAGGTCGTCCACGGTTGCCAATGGACCGTGGCCGGGGATGATTTTCGTGTCGGGCCTAGCTTCCTTCAGCACGCTCTCCACAGCAGCGATGTAGCCGCGCACCGAGCCGCCGCTATCCAGGTCGATAAACGGGAACACCTTGTTGAAGAAGTCGTCGCCCATGTGGATGACGTTCGACTGGGTGAAGTAGACGACCGTATCGCCGTCGGTGTGGGCGTGCGGGGTGTGGATGCCGCGGATGTCCTCGCCGTTCAGATGAATAGTGGCGCGCTCGCTGAAGGTGATGACCGGCAGGGCATGTTTTGGAGTGGGCGTATTGGGCTGGTTGTCGAAGCGTGTGTCCATCTCCATGCGCTTGCGCACGTTCTCCTGCGCCAGGATGGTGGCGGTCTTGCCGAAAACCTTGTTGCCGTGGGTGTGGTCGCCGTGCCAGTGAGTGTTCAGGACGAAGCGCACGGGCTTGTCTGTGATGCCGGCCAGCGCCGCCTGGATCTTGGGCACCAGGGGTTCGAACTCGTCGTCCACGAGCACGATGCCGTCCTCGCCCACGCTCACGCCGATGTTGCCGCCGGCGAATCCGCCGACGCCATAAAGCATGTAGATGTTGCCCGCTACCTTCTGCGCCCTGATCTCGATCTTCGACCAGTCAGGCTGCTGGGCGCCAGCCACCACGCACAGTAGTGCTTGAATGAAAACCGGCACGGCTTTCCGCATTGCGTCACCTCACTAGGTAGCTGACTAAAGCCACACGCTGAGCGTAAACAGTAGAGCAAGCGTCAAACTAGCAGTCATGAATCTTCCGGATGAGTACATTGAAATACGGGCACACTCGCGAGATGACATCCAATCGGGCTGCGCGAGCAATCTCTGCACATACTTGGGCATCATAGGGAAGTCCCGCCTGTGAGAGCATATCTGTTAATCGCTGCTTGGGCCCGGATATGTCTTCTGGGTTTTCTCGAAGACCGGTGGCGTCTTTCCCCACCCCTCTCCGTGATCGGCGCACAGAATTGATGGCCTCCTCATCGGCCAATAGGAGTGTTTCCATCGCTCGACGGACTGCGTGAAAGCCCACGCCATCCGGAAAGGAAAAAACGCGCCCTTGGATTCTGCGCTGTAACGCCTGTTCCACTTCGATTGGGTTCTTATTGTCGGCATCACACACAACCAGTGCCTTCGCGACAGGGCCACCTTGTAGTGAATGTTCAAGATCTTCCAACAATGCTGGATAGAGCTTCTTTAGATTGGGGAGACCACCGCAAGACCGGGAAACAATCCTGACCTGTGGATTGGCGATTCTTCTTATGAGTTCTTCAAATACTGCTGCATCGTAAGCGCCTTCCACAATCAGGCCATAACTATTCGGCACTGCTCAGTGCTCCCGTGTAAAACAAACTCCCCAGACCCACTTCTTGTCTTTCGAGCAACTTGCGGAGGTGGGACTTGTCACTCGGTCGGGAACACTTTGTGATGCCTTGCTGGCGCTCTACAACGATGAGCTCATCCAAGTCACATAGATCCACGAGTTGGGGGGAGTGGGTGCTTACGATGATTTGCGCCGACTGCCGGGGCCCCAATTCCTGCTGGACCTGTTTTAGCAGCTCTATCAGCGTTTCGAGCAGACGAGGGTGCAGATTGTTTTCCGGTTCCTCGATACAGTAGAGCGGTGCGCCGATGCTTGCTGGAGCCAAAATCATTGACAAGAGCGCTATGAACGCGAGTTGGCCTTCCGACATCTGCCACGCCAAGATGGGCCTCTTCAGGTGCTTTTCGCGAGAGGCCACAAAAACCGTCTGTTGTTGAGTTGGCCAAGTAAAGAGATCCTCAAGTTCGGGGAACACGTCCTTCGCGACGCTTTTGATTCTCGCGAAGGCGTCTCCATGCCGCGTTTGCAGATTTAAAAGCCATGAGGAGAGGTTATCTCCAAATTCACTAAGGAATTCAGTCGCGGCCGTTGAATTCGCTTGCCGCATGAGCGGCGGTACCAAGCGGTAGAATCGCCAAGATCTGACAAACTCGCGAACGGCATTTCCATCCCAATCCGGGATTTCAAACTCAAGGGCCGAGCGCTCGGGTTGGACAATACTCGACAAGACGCGCTGGTCGATGTTCTTAAGGACTCTGTCTCCACCGGACTTATCGATAAGGCTGTAGGAATTCTCGGAAGTTCTGAGATTCAATTTCTCATCTAGAACTCTCACCCATCCTCGAGGATCGCCGATGAGTGTTAGTTTGTAGCTCCAAATTGCCAGTTCCTTTGAACCATGTGCAACTCCTTCGACATCTATCGAAATAGATATTGTGGACTCATCACTTCCTTTCCAAGCCACCTCCCAGAATCCGTTTCTCAAGTTGAAGGCGTTCGCAACCCCGCTCAATCCTGGTCCGGGTGTGAGCATGTTTGACAGAAAGCGAAAGACATCGATCAAATTGCTCTTCCCCGCCATGTTAGGACCGACTAGGACGTTTCGCAGGCCCAGATTGACCTGAAAGTCCCGAAGCGTTCGAAAGTTCGTGAGGTGAACCGCCTTAATCATCAATCGCGACATCAGGATTTTTCCGACTGATTATGACATAAACCCGCTAATCCGCAGGACCTTAGTAGTTCCATCTATCCGTGTTGATCCGCGTTCATCCGCGGCGAGAAGCTCAGTTCCCCGCCGGCCTCTCCTCCGCATGCCCGTGGTTGTGATACCCGGCGGGCTGCTGGGTGAGCGAGGCGTAGAGAATCTCGGTGAAATCGTCAGTCTTCAGGAAGCCCTTGCCCCATTTCTCTTCCCAGGGGCTGAGGACCTTTTCCTGCTTCATCTGCTCCAGCGTCTTGCCTTGTTTGAGGGCGGCCTCGACTGCGCCGGAGGTGCCGCACAGCATCTCGACGAAGGCCTTCAGGTCGGCCTTACCGGCCAGCGGGCCGTGGCCGGGGATGATCTTGACGTCGTCCGGCAGCTCGCCCAGGACCCTCTCTCCGTTGGCGATCATGCCCTTCACGCTGCCGCCGTTATCCACATCGATGAAGGGGAAGATTCCGTTGAAGAAGTCGTCGCCCATATGCACGACGTTGGACTTGGTGAAGAACACCACGCTGTCGCCATCGGTATGCCCGTGCGGGAAGTGAATGGCGCGGATGTCCTCGCCGTTCAGGTGGAGGGTGGCGCGTTCGCTGAAGGTGACGATAGGCAGCGCCTCGGGCTTCGCCGGCTCCACTGCGCCGAAGCGGGTCTTGCCGCCCGCGGCCAAGCGTTTGCGCACGTTCTCCTGGGCCACGATGGTGCCCAGCTTGGAAAAAGAGGCGTTGCCCCCGGTGTGGTCGCCGTGCCAGTGCGTGTTCAAGATGAAGCGAACGGGCCTGTCGGAAAGGTTCTTTAGCGCCGCCTGAATCTTGGTTGCCAGGGGCGCGTACTGGTCGTCCACCACCACGATGCCGTCTTCGCCCACGCTCACTCCGATGTTGCCGCCGCGCCCGGTCAGCATGTAGACGCTGCCCGCCACCGGCTGCACCTTGATCTCGACCTTTTCCCAGTCCACCTGCTGCGCGGCCGCCATGCCGGCCAGCATCGCCAGCGCCGCCGCGAGTCTTAATGCTTTGTGCATACGCTCACCTCGAAGTCGACGTAGAAAGCCTGCCATTGTAACGGAATTGCGTTTGGTTTCTGGGCACGTCGGCCTCAAGCCACCAGCTCGTAAGCCGACGTAATGTCAATCGCCTTGTACAACGAGCGGTACACCGGACACTTCCGCGCGTAGATTCCGTGGACGCGCTCCACGGTCGCCCGGGCGTCCTCCGGCGCCTTGAGCTTGAGGACCACATGAATGCGTTTGATGACCAGCACACCATCCTCGGATTCAATCTCTCCGCGGACTTCGGCGATCAGGCGGCCGCCCGAGGCATCGATCTGGCGCGCCTCCAGCGCGCCCGCAAAGGTGCCCATCATTCAGCCACCGGCCGCGGCCACGACGTAATCGAGCGTAGCGGCATGCGGCTCGCCGAGCATGGCCGGGTCCACCTTGTAGTGCTCAGCGATGGCGCCGTGCACGCTGAAGATGACCGGCTGTGCCTCGCCGGGCAGATAAGCCACGCGCAGGGGGCCGGCACGGCGCTCAATGCGGACGTTGGAAACATACGCGATGTTCGACATGGTCTTTCTCCTGTCTGTTCCCGTCTCAGTTGGCGCTTGCCGCGCCCTCGAACAGCAGCCACAGGCTGTCATAGGTGACGCGATAGAGCGCGTAGCTGACGGTGGTTGCGCCGACACGGCGGAACAGCAGTTCGCCGACGCTGTCGCCGTCGGAATCCACAGCGTCCACCAGTTCCAGCCTCGGCACCGATTCCAGCCGCAGATTGTCCGTCACCTGGCTGAACAGGCGGCGCAGCTCGCCGTGCACGTTGACACGCGCCACCACGGTCACGTAGCAGGTGCGCTGTTCGCTGATTCCCCTGGCTTGTGCCTTCGCCGCCTGCCGCGCCGTCAGGATCACCTCGGGCTCGTTGTCGTAGTTGACGTCAAAGGCGCGCACGTGGATGCCCTCGAGCGGCCCGGCCGCGGCGAGCTTCGGCCCGGGACGCGAGGCCAGGTACCGCGTCAACTGCTCCGCAGCCAGCTTTCGCATTTCTGCCGTCAGGCGCTCCTGCTCATCGCGGTTCCAGGGGAAGGGGTAGGGCCGCGTGTCGGCGGGCGATTCGTCGGAAATTACGGCCAGGCGCTCGACTTCGACGGAGGGCTTGAACTCGACCATCGGTTCCTCCGCCTGCTTTGCTTGCGGCTTGCCGCGGCGCAGGATGGGCCGGTCGGGATCGGGCGGCGGTTCCGGAACCGGCTCGGACTTGGTCTGCGTCTCGGATGCGCTGCCGCTGGGGCGCCGCAGGCGCGGCGGCTCGTCGCTGGACTCGCCGGGCGCTCGTACCACCACCGGCTTCTCCGGGATGGTGGCGCCCGCGGGCTCCCACTCGCCGAGCGCGAACCAGGCGCGGCCCTCCTCCACGGCGCGCCGGACGGTGAAGAATCCTGCCGGCTCTCCGGAGCGGAAGGCTTCGTATACGATCCCCGGGTCGAGCGCCATGGGACGCGGCGTGGCCTTATAGAGCCCGGCATCGAAATACTGGCCGTGATCCAGAATGGTCACCGGAACCAGCCGCGCGCGCACTTTGCCGGCAGCGTCCTTCTGCAGTTCGAGCACGCCCAGGGCGCGCAGGCGTTCAGCGGGCTTGAGCCGCCGTTGCGCCCCTAGTTGCGTGCAGAGCAGCGCCGCCAGCAGGAGGATGACGGCGCCGCGCCCCCTGCGGTATAAGGGTTGTCCCCGCTTACGGGCCCCGAGTGAAACCGTCATGGACGTGAACGACAAGGCTCCTGATTTTAGCCTCCTCGACGAGAATGGCGCCAAAGTGTCCCTGAAGGACTTCCGCGGAAAGAACGTCGTGCTCTACTTCTTTCCCAAAGCCGACACTCCCGGTTGAACCATCGAAGCGTGCGGGTTCCGCGACGCATACAAGAAGATTCAGAAGGCGGGCGCCGTGGTACTGGGGGTTTCCGCCGATACGCCGGCGGCGCAGAAGAAGTTCAAGGACAAGTACGACCTGCCCTTCACCCTGCTGTGCGACACGGACAAGAAGGTCGCCAAGGCCTATGAAGTCCTGAAAGAGAAAAATATGTACGGTCGCAAGGTGATCGGCATCGAGCGCACCACCTTCCTGATCGACCCGGAAGGGAAGATCACCCGTGTCTTTCCCAAGGTGAAAGCGGACGGGCACGCGGAGGAGGTCCTGGCCGCGCTGTGGTAGCGCACTCGTTTCGAACCGCCCCACGTCCAACGTTGATACAGGAGCAAGCCATGCATCGCCACCTTGTACTTTCTCTGTTCTTCACATCGTTGCTGCCGCTCGCGGTCGCGGCCCAGCATGAAGGCCACAACGCGGCCACCCACGCGCTGCACGGGCTGTTCGCGGCCGAATGGGACTACGCTCTGGAGCAGAATCCCACCTGGGCCTCGCAGCTCGGCGACCGTCGCTGGAACGATCGCTGGGACGACGTCAGCCTGGCGGCCATCGAGGCCCGCCAGCAGCACCGCCTGCAAGTGCTGGAGAAGCTGAAGCAGATCGACCGAGCCCAGCTCTCCCCCGCCGACCAGCTCAACTACGACTTGTTCCGGAAGGAGATCTCGACCGATGCCGAGATGCACAAGTACCGCTGGTTCCTGCTGCCGCTGAACCAGCGCGGAGGTCCGCAGACCGATAACGAACTGGCCGATCTGTTGCGCTTCGAGACGGTAAAGGACTACGAAGACTGGCTGGCGCGCCTGAAGTCCTTCCCCGCATACCTTGACCAGAACATCGCCCTGATGCGCGAGGGCATCCGCGTGCGCATGGTGCATCCCAAGGTCATCATGCAGCGCATCCCGGCGCAGATCGACAAGCAGATCGTCGACGATCCCGCCCGGAGCGCGTTCTACAAGCCCTTCACGAATTTTCCTAAGTCCATTCCCGCAGCGGACCAGCAGCGGCTGAGCGCTGCCGCTCGCCAGGCGATTGCCGAGGCCATCGTTCCCGCCTTCCGCAACTTCAAAAAGTTCTTCACCGAGGAGTACTACCCGGCGTGCTTCGACCAGGTGGGCGCGTGGCAGATGCCCATGGGCCAGGAGATGTATGCGGCGCGAGCGCGGATGTACACCACCACCGACCTCACGCCGCAGCAGATCCACGAGCTGGGGCTGAGCGAGGTCCAGCGCATCCGCGATGAGATGCAGGCCATCATGGACAAGGTCGGCTTCAAGGGCACGCGTCAGGAGTTTTTCCGCTACCTGCGCACCGATCCCAAGTTCTATTACAAGACCGGGGATGACTTGCTTGAAGCCTATCGCGCCATGGCCAAGGAGATCGATCCCAAACTGGTGAAGGTCTTCCGGACCATGCCGCGCATGCCCTACGGCGTGGAGCCCATCCCGGCAGCCGCAGCGCCCGACACGACCACCGCCTACTACAACGGCCCCGCCGCCGACGGCTCCCGCGCCGGAACCTACTACGTGAATTTGTACAAGCCGGAAGCGCGGCCCAAGTGGGAGATGATGGCCCTGTCGCTGCACGAGGCCGTCCCCGGCCACCACTTCCAGATCGCGCTTGCGCAGGAACTGGGCGAGATTCCCAAGTTCCGGCGCTACGGCGGCTACACCGCCTTCGTCGAGGGCTGGGGTCTCTACGCCGAGTCGCTGGGTGAGGAGATGGGCCTGTACACCGACCCCTACGCCAAGTTCGGGCAGCTCACGTACGAGATGTGGCGCGCTGTGCGCCTCGTCGTCGATACCGGCATGCACTCCATGAAGTGGGACCGGCAGAAGGCCATCGACTTCTTCCTGGACAATGCCGCCAAGCAGGAGCTGGACGTGGTGAACGAGATCGACCGCTACATCGCCTGGCCGGGTCAAGCCCTGGCCTACAAGATCGGCGAACTCAAGATCAAGGAACTGCGCGCGCGCTCCAAAAAGGAGCTGGGCGACAAGTTCGA of the Terriglobales bacterium genome contains:
- a CDS encoding 3-deoxy-D-manno-octulosonic acid transferase — translated: MYLLYSMALAVALLVAAPWWLLGMLRHGKYRAGLAERLGRVPARISRGRGAIWVHAVSVGEVLAVSQLIEALRQRYPERRLVISTTTMTAQKLARERFGAENVFYFPLDFAFAIRPWLQALEPELIVMAETEFWPNFLRLAREGGARIAVVNARISNRSFAGYRRWRRLLRDVLTFIDVFLAQSEEDARRLVEIGAPGARVHVSGNLKFDAKSVPSSPAVALLRRALERGGPVIVCGSTVEGEEELLLEAFSSVRQQHAQAVMILAPRHPERFVPVAQMVATSGPPWKRRSELAVDEAISCGIVLLDTLGELAAVYALADLAFVGGSLAPRGGHNILEPAQHGVPVIVGPHTENFRDIVTLFRQADAVRIVAPAELTGTLLSLLGNDAERQALGRRAAEVVRAHAGATERTLEALAALLPATADTREPAPAGRPTT
- a CDS encoding DUF5666 domain-containing protein, which encodes MRALRFLTFALLFLALVSLLSGCGGGGNSSVTPTPPPPQSGTSSVLVNFGDAPVDSIVAFEITITSVTLTPSGGGAAVTVLSTPTRIELTHLNGTVEPLTIRNIPEGSYSSATISVSNPEVKIIDSGTGLPVELNASLSSTSATVNFSPAISFSTAPMALNFDFNLAASVAIAPPNATVTPTFTGSLSAIAAQNEQEEETGEIEDITGVVTGTSGSSFTISVPQTAQNLTFTTNSSTEFEAPLTGVSSLTTGLIVEVDALTQTDGSLLAKKVEAEIENDNDALEVEGVVTDLIGLPPTGFHMVVQEGAASGTTTPALGATITVNIDANTQFRIDDDHVDLSNLPFVAFFSANVLSPGQKVEVDTDTPATDNLLADKVKLKEQTLRGTVSGLATAGGQSTFTLTVPADSVFALLTGQTTVQVIRQPGTRLKGITTIANGDIVRTRGLLFFDGVGYHMVTSRIAAP
- the gatB gene encoding Asp-tRNA(Asn)/Glu-tRNA(Gln) amidotransferase subunit GatB, with translation MVTSAEKLVQARARYEPVIGLEVHVQLLTETKIFCSCSTKFGAPPNTNVCPVCLGLPGAMPVLNRKAVEFAVRAAMALNCRVRETSIFARKNYFYPDLPKGYQISQYDKPLAEHGGIEIPAAGGGTKRIGITRLHLEEDAGKSLHEGFPDSAERTAIDLNRSGVPLIEIVSEPDISSPDEAYEYLTRLKEIILYTGVSDCNMEEGSLRCDANVSVRPRGEKQFGTKTEVKNVNSFRFIRQALEYEIERHIEVLESGGQITQETRLYNPAEGKTYGMRSKEEAHDYRYFPEPDLLPLVVDSKWQEEIRKTLPELPDALRRRLVAEYGITDYDAQVLTVTRSLAEQFEAAARAARNPKRVANLVQSELMGRLKARGLSIEQSPISMRGVAMSADLVESGAISGKILKDLYDLCFERSQDFPAVYEKEKPRQITDVAAIEKIIDEVLAANPKQLEQYRAGKKTVMSFFVGQVMKASKGQANPALVNELLGKKLV
- a CDS encoding MBL fold metallo-hydrolase, which translates into the protein MRKAVPVFIQALLCVVAGAQQPDWSKIEIRAQKVAGNIYMLYGVGGFAGGNIGVSVGEDGIVLVDDEFEPLVPKIQAALAGITDKPVRFVLNTHWHGDHTHGNKVFGKTATILAQENVRKRMEMDTRFDNQPNTPTPKHALPVITFSERATIHLNGEDIRGIHTPHAHTDGDTVVYFTQSNVIHMGDDFFNKVFPFIDLDSGGSVRGYIAAVESVLKEARPDTKIIPGHGPLATVDDLKTFHAMLTESLNIVEAGIKQGKSLDQLKKEKVLAKFDSWSWEFIKADSFIEMIYKDLTKKPMGYRPHGHLNEKTGGK
- a CDS encoding DUF4276 family protein, with translation MPNSYGLIVEGAYDAAVFEELIRRIANPQVRIVSRSCGGLPNLKKLYPALLEDLEHSLQGGPVAKALVVCDADNKNPIEVEQALQRRIQGRVFSFPDGVGFHAVRRAMETLLLADEEAINSVRRSRRGVGKDATGLRENPEDISGPKQRLTDMLSQAGLPYDAQVCAEIARAARLDVISRVCPYFNVLIRKIHDC
- a CDS encoding AAA family ATPase translates to MSRLMIKAVHLTNFRTLRDFQVNLGLRNVLVGPNMAGKSNLIDVFRFLSNMLTPGPGLSGVANAFNLRNGFWEVAWKGSDESTISISIDVEGVAHGSKELAIWSYKLTLIGDPRGWVRVLDEKLNLRTSENSYSLIDKSGGDRVLKNIDQRVLSSIVQPERSALEFEIPDWDGNAVREFVRSWRFYRLVPPLMRQANSTAATEFLSEFGDNLSSWLLNLQTRHGDAFARIKSVAKDVFPELEDLFTWPTQQQTVFVASREKHLKRPILAWQMSEGQLAFIALLSMILAPASIGAPLYCIEEPENNLHPRLLETLIELLKQVQQELGPRQSAQIIVSTHSPQLVDLCDLDELIVVERQQGITKCSRPSDKSHLRKLLERQEVGLGSLFYTGALSSAE
- a CDS encoding MBL fold metallo-hydrolase, producing the protein MHKALRLAAALAMLAGMAAAQQVDWEKVEIKVQPVAGSVYMLTGRGGNIGVSVGEDGIVVVDDQYAPLATKIQAALKNLSDRPVRFILNTHWHGDHTGGNASFSKLGTIVAQENVRKRLAAGGKTRFGAVEPAKPEALPIVTFSERATLHLNGEDIRAIHFPHGHTDGDSVVFFTKSNVVHMGDDFFNGIFPFIDVDNGGSVKGMIANGERVLGELPDDVKIIPGHGPLAGKADLKAFVEMLCGTSGAVEAALKQGKTLEQMKQEKVLSPWEEKWGKGFLKTDDFTEILYASLTQQPAGYHNHGHAEERPAGN
- a CDS encoding OsmC family protein, with the translated sequence MMGTFAGALEARQIDASGGRLIAEVRGEIESEDGVLVIKRIHVVLKLKAPEDARATVERVHGIYARKCPVYRSLYKAIDITSAYELVA